In the Flavobacterium sp. J372 genome, one interval contains:
- the rplQ gene encoding 50S ribosomal protein L17 encodes MRHGKKVNHLGRQAGHRKLMLANMACSLIEHKRINTTVAKAKALKMFIEPLVTKSKEDTTHNRRIVFSYLRNKYAVTELFREVAAKVGDRPGGYTRIIKLGNRLGDNADMAMIELVDFNELYNAVKKEEKKTTRRSRSSKKAETAPAAEAAPAVETEENKEATE; translated from the coding sequence ATGAGACACGGAAAAAAAGTAAACCACTTAGGCAGGCAGGCCGGGCACAGGAAACTGATGCTGGCTAACATGGCCTGTTCACTTATAGAGCACAAGCGCATCAATACAACTGTTGCAAAGGCGAAAGCCCTTAAGATGTTTATTGAGCCGCTTGTAACAAAATCAAAAGAAGACACTACTCACAACAGGCGTATCGTTTTCTCTTACCTTAGGAATAAATATGCCGTTACTGAACTTTTCAGGGAGGTAGCTGCTAAGGTAGGTGACCGTCCGGGCGGATACACACGTATCATTAAGCTTGGTAACCGTCTTGGTGACAACGCTGATATGGCAATGATAGAGCTTGTAGACTTCAACGAACTGTACAATGCAGTTAAGAAAGAAGAGAAAAAGACTACCCGCCGCAGCAGGTCTTCTAAGAAAGCTGAAACTGCTCCTGCCGCTGAGGCTGCACCAGCAGTGGAAACTGAAGAAAATAAAGAAGCTACTGAATAA
- the carA gene encoding glutamine-hydrolyzing carbamoyl-phosphate synthase small subunit gives MKYSNREQAVLLLADGTIFYGKSIGITGTTFGEVCYNTGMTGYQEIFTDPSYYGQIMVASNAHIGNYGTNAEEIEADKVMIAGLVCKNFSFNHSRVNSEEGLKDYFERQNLVAISDVDTRALVSYIRDNGAMNAAICTDGTSIEELKAKLQEVPDMKGLELSSKVSTKEPYFIGNPDAKYKIAALDLGIKKNILRNLASRDCYIKVYPYDATYEQLKSFNPDGYFLSNGPGDPDPLIVPQETARQILEKNEPVFGICLGHQVLALANGIPTYKMFNGHRGINHPVKNILTGEGEITSQNHGFAVVREALEAHPDFEITHEHVNDGTVAGMRMKSKNCFSVQYHPEASPGPHDATYLFDQFIANIEKAKTAY, from the coding sequence ATGAAATATTCTAACAGGGAACAGGCAGTTCTCCTTTTGGCAGACGGGACAATATTTTACGGAAAGTCAATTGGTATTACAGGCACAACTTTTGGCGAGGTTTGCTATAATACTGGTATGACAGGTTATCAGGAGATTTTTACCGACCCGTCTTACTACGGCCAGATTATGGTAGCCAGTAATGCACATATAGGCAATTACGGTACAAACGCTGAAGAAATTGAAGCTGACAAAGTAATGATTGCCGGCCTGGTTTGTAAAAACTTCAGCTTTAATCATTCGCGCGTAAATTCAGAAGAAGGACTTAAGGATTATTTTGAAAGGCAAAATCTTGTAGCGATATCTGATGTTGATACCCGCGCCCTTGTAAGCTACATTCGCGATAATGGCGCCATGAATGCAGCTATTTGTACTGACGGAACATCAATAGAAGAGTTGAAAGCCAAATTGCAGGAAGTGCCGGATATGAAAGGGTTGGAGCTTTCTTCGAAGGTTAGTACTAAAGAGCCTTATTTCATTGGTAATCCTGATGCGAAGTATAAAATTGCAGCGCTTGATCTGGGTATTAAAAAGAATATCCTCCGTAACCTTGCTTCGCGCGATTGCTACATTAAAGTATATCCGTATGATGCCACATATGAACAACTGAAAAGTTTTAATCCGGATGGCTACTTCCTGTCAAATGGCCCGGGTGATCCCGACCCGCTGATTGTTCCGCAGGAAACGGCACGCCAGATACTGGAGAAGAACGAACCTGTTTTCGGCATTTGCCTTGGGCATCAGGTACTGGCCTTGGCTAACGGCATCCCGACCTACAAGATGTTTAACGGGCACAGGGGCATAAATCACCCTGTGAAGAACATCCTTACCGGTGAAGGAGAAATAACATCGCAAAACCACGGATTTGCAGTAGTGCGTGAGGCTTTAGAAGCTCATCCTGATTTTGAAATTACACATGAGCATGTTAATGACGGAACAGTAGCCGGTATGCGTATGAAAAGTAAAAACTGCTTTTCAGTACAATATCACCCTGAAGCCAGCCCTGGCCCGCATGACGCTACATATCTGTTTGACCAGTTTATAGCGAATATAGAGAAAGCAAAGACAGCTTATTAA
- the eno gene encoding phosphopyruvate hydratase, translating into MSIIIKVHARQILDSRGNPTIEVDVITDNGILGRAAVPSGASTGEHEAVELRDGGKAYMGKGVLKAVENVNTTIAAEIVGMSVFEQNAIDKVMIDLDGTANKSKLGANAILGVSLAVAKAAANELGLPLYRYVGGVSGNTLPVPMMNIINGGSHSDAPIAFQEFMIMPVKANNFTHAMQIGTEIFHNLKKVLHDRGLSTAVGDEGGFAPNLAGGTEDALDTIKKAVENAGYKFGDDVMIALDCAASEFYKDGKYDYTKFEGETGKVRTSKEQADYLAKLAAKYPIISIEDGMYEDDWDGWKYLTEQIGDKVQLVGDDLFVTNVERLARGINQNIANSILIKVNQIGTLTETIAAVNMAHNAGYTSVMSHRSGETEDNTIADLAVALNCGQIKTGSASRSDRMAKYNQLFRIEEELADVAYFPKEKAFKVKR; encoded by the coding sequence ATGAGTATAATTATTAAAGTACACGCAAGGCAAATCCTTGACTCAAGAGGTAACCCAACAATTGAAGTTGATGTAATAACCGACAATGGTATACTTGGCCGCGCTGCTGTACCTTCAGGAGCCTCTACAGGTGAGCATGAAGCGGTTGAGCTTCGTGATGGCGGTAAAGCCTATATGGGCAAAGGTGTTTTGAAAGCGGTTGAAAATGTAAACACTACCATCGCAGCTGAGATTGTAGGGATGTCAGTCTTTGAACAGAATGCTATTGACAAAGTGATGATTGACCTTGACGGTACTGCTAATAAATCTAAACTCGGCGCTAACGCAATATTAGGTGTATCGCTTGCCGTGGCTAAAGCTGCAGCTAATGAACTGGGCTTGCCATTATATCGTTATGTAGGCGGAGTATCCGGCAACACACTGCCAGTACCGATGATGAACATCATCAACGGTGGTTCGCATTCAGATGCGCCTATCGCCTTCCAGGAATTTATGATCATGCCGGTAAAAGCAAATAACTTCACGCACGCGATGCAGATAGGTACGGAAATCTTCCATAACCTAAAGAAAGTACTTCACGACCGTGGGTTGAGTACAGCTGTTGGTGACGAGGGAGGTTTTGCCCCGAACCTTGCAGGAGGTACCGAAGATGCCCTTGATACCATAAAAAAAGCGGTTGAGAATGCAGGTTACAAATTTGGTGACGATGTTATGATTGCGCTTGATTGTGCTGCATCTGAGTTCTACAAAGACGGTAAATACGACTACACTAAATTTGAAGGCGAAACAGGTAAGGTACGGACATCTAAAGAGCAGGCAGATTACCTTGCTAAACTTGCAGCCAAATACCCTATAATCTCTATTGAAGATGGTATGTACGAAGATGACTGGGACGGCTGGAAATACCTTACGGAACAAATTGGCGACAAAGTACAGCTTGTAGGTGATGACTTGTTCGTGACAAATGTAGAGCGCCTTGCAAGGGGTATTAATCAAAACATTGCAAACTCAATTCTTATTAAAGTAAACCAGATTGGTACTCTTACTGAAACTATAGCTGCCGTAAACATGGCGCACAACGCTGGATACACTTCGGTAATGTCTCATCGCTCGGGCGAGACGGAAGATAACACAATTGCCGACCTTGCTGTGGCGCTTAATTGCGGGCAGATTAAAACAGGTTCCGCTTCACGAAGCGACCGTATGGCTAAGTATAACCAGTTATTTCGTATTGAGGAGGAGCTGGCTGATGTAGCGTATTTCCCGAAAGAGAAAGCTTTTAAGGTAAAGAGGTAA
- the ctlX gene encoding citrulline utilization hydrolase CtlX — translation MRQITDTILMIRPVAFRMNEQTAVNNYYQKVLENLTPATVNAKAQQEFDGFVEKLRAAGIDVIVVDSTEDPDTPDSIFPNNWVSFHENGDVALYPMFAENRRLERREDILDLLEDHGFNIDNIVDYTSAEEDGFFLEGTGSIVLDRTNHKAYCALSPRADEELLIEYCEDFELTPIIFEAFQSVGNERRHIYHTNVMMCIGETFAVICADCIDDKKERKMVLENLRNDGKEIILLTEAQLNNFAGNMLQVQNKEGKSYLVMSASAHQALTKDQISKLEKHTEILSANLDTIEACGGGSARCMMAEVFLLKKQ, via the coding sequence ATGAGACAGATAACTGATACTATATTGATGATACGCCCGGTGGCTTTCCGCATGAATGAGCAAACCGCGGTAAATAATTACTACCAAAAAGTACTTGAAAACCTTACTCCGGCAACGGTAAATGCCAAAGCCCAGCAGGAGTTTGACGGCTTTGTTGAAAAGCTAAGGGCTGCCGGCATAGATGTAATTGTAGTAGATAGCACGGAAGACCCTGATACGCCTGACTCAATTTTTCCGAATAACTGGGTGTCTTTCCATGAAAATGGTGATGTGGCGCTATACCCGATGTTTGCCGAAAACCGCCGCCTGGAGCGCCGTGAGGATATACTAGACCTGCTTGAAGATCATGGGTTTAATATCGATAACATAGTTGATTATACCTCTGCGGAAGAAGACGGTTTTTTTCTTGAGGGTACGGGAAGTATAGTACTTGACAGGACAAACCACAAAGCCTATTGCGCGCTTTCGCCAAGGGCTGATGAAGAGCTGCTGATAGAATACTGCGAAGACTTTGAACTGACACCAATCATCTTCGAAGCCTTCCAAAGTGTTGGTAATGAGCGCCGTCACATCTATCACACCAACGTGATGATGTGTATTGGCGAGACATTTGCCGTTATTTGTGCAGATTGTATTGATGACAAAAAAGAGCGCAAAATGGTATTGGAGAATCTTCGCAATGACGGTAAGGAGATTATATTACTTACTGAGGCACAGCTGAATAACTTTGCCGGCAATATGCTTCAGGTGCAAAACAAAGAGGGTAAAAGTTATCTTGTAATGAGTGCATCGGCGCACCAGGCATTGACAAAAGACCAGATTAGCAAACTTGAAAAACATACTGAAATCCTTTCGGCAAATCTTGATACGATTGAAGCTTGCGGCGGTGGCAGTGCAAGATGCATGATGGCTGAAGTTTTCCTTTTAAAGAAACAGTAA
- a CDS encoding carboxypeptidase-like regulatory domain-containing protein, giving the protein MKHLFLLLLLLCTGTIWAQNIAGHVYSAADGRPLEGASVYLDGTTLSTTTDADGYFKVTPTQQYLAGLVVSFIGFQTQRIADPYKDGQPLKINLVPEILNLKEVVVSKNKPLFSRQQMLKAFKEQFLGTSDAASSCTILNENDIYLTYDEQTFTLNAEAEKPILIRNATLQYDISYDLKSFRVKFRAKSIDKIDALTCNISGYTLFRDRSKNGNANRLRQEAYYGSVPHLMKTLSNNSWDKGGFYMYKLHSKFRPQDLLQVTDSAGVKKVKVLPEAKQIQKVYNRQFKSDEEVTFNVSDRRNRTSFIIFNQDEFYIDKNGMVFPLEALMFGGYLGSLKTGDMLPADYVYAGN; this is encoded by the coding sequence ATGAAACATCTCTTTCTTTTGTTGCTGTTGTTATGTACCGGCACTATTTGGGCACAAAACATTGCCGGGCATGTATATAGCGCTGCTGACGGCAGGCCGCTTGAGGGTGCATCGGTCTACCTTGACGGTACTACGCTTTCAACCACTACTGATGCTGATGGCTATTTTAAAGTTACGCCAACGCAACAGTATTTGGCCGGCCTGGTGGTGTCGTTCATAGGGTTTCAAACCCAGCGCATTGCCGACCCTTACAAAGACGGACAGCCTTTAAAAATAAATCTTGTACCTGAAATACTTAACCTGAAAGAGGTTGTGGTGTCTAAAAATAAGCCGCTCTTCAGCCGCCAACAAATGCTTAAAGCTTTTAAAGAGCAATTCCTCGGTACATCAGATGCTGCCAGTTCATGCACCATCCTCAATGAAAATGATATCTACCTGACCTATGACGAACAAACTTTTACCTTGAACGCCGAGGCAGAAAAGCCCATACTGATAAGAAATGCAACATTGCAGTATGACATAAGTTATGACCTTAAAAGCTTTAGGGTAAAATTCCGGGCAAAGAGTATTGACAAAATTGACGCGCTTACCTGTAATATATCTGGCTATACCCTTTTCAGGGACAGGTCTAAAAACGGAAATGCTAACAGATTACGGCAGGAAGCATACTACGGCTCGGTACCGCACCTTATGAAAACATTGAGCAATAACAGTTGGGATAAAGGCGGTTTTTATATGTATAAACTTCACTCTAAGTTCAGGCCTCAAGACCTGCTTCAGGTTACAGATTCGGCGGGTGTAAAAAAGGTCAAGGTGCTCCCCGAAGCGAAACAAATACAAAAAGTATACAACCGCCAGTTTAAAAGTGACGAAGAGGTTACATTTAATGTAAGTGACAGGAGAAACCGCACCTCATTTATCATTTTCAATCAGGATGAATTTTACATAGATAAGAACGGTATGGTTTTTCCTTTAGAAGCGCTTATGTTTGGCGGCTATCTGGGGTCATTAAAAACAGGGGATATGCTGCCGGCAGATTATGTGTATGCTGGTAATTAA
- a CDS encoding sulfite exporter TauE/SafE family protein, translated as MHLFNNLFKLLLVGRHADKGVVLRFGIPAVLFAVLGSWLLLQITNLKPLFSYWAVGITFNIYPVKLTIAILLMFFALIELIPYFSRLQFSKKHLAVGGAMSGFFGGLSGVQGALRSAFLIKAGLSKEAFIATAVVVSTFVDITRLGIYALNFTGAGLSQNLILVVAATLSGILGAYVGNRLLKKVTLKSVQQTVAIMLIIIAVALGAGLI; from the coding sequence GTGCATTTATTTAATAACCTGTTTAAGCTTTTGCTGGTAGGCAGGCATGCTGATAAAGGAGTGGTGTTACGGTTTGGTATTCCTGCGGTGCTGTTTGCAGTTCTAGGTTCATGGCTTTTATTACAGATTACAAATTTAAAGCCTTTATTCAGTTATTGGGCGGTGGGCATTACTTTCAATATATATCCCGTAAAGCTTACAATTGCAATTTTGTTGATGTTTTTTGCACTCATAGAACTAATACCTTATTTCAGCAGGCTGCAGTTCAGTAAAAAGCATCTTGCTGTTGGCGGTGCTATGAGCGGATTTTTCGGTGGGCTGTCAGGAGTTCAGGGGGCATTACGGAGCGCATTTCTTATCAAGGCAGGGCTTTCAAAAGAAGCATTTATTGCAACAGCGGTAGTAGTGTCAACCTTTGTAGATATTACAAGGTTGGGAATTTATGCTTTAAATTTTACAGGCGCCGGGCTTTCTCAAAACTTGATATTGGTAGTGGCTGCAACGCTTTCAGGAATATTAGGAGCTTACGTTGGCAACAGGCTTTTGAAAAAAGTAACTTTAAAATCTGTACAGCAAACTGTGGCAATTATGCTCATTATCATAGCTGTTGCACTGGGTGCGGGGCTGATTTAA
- a CDS encoding CoA-binding protein, with translation MGVQKKTLVMGASTDPGRYAYKAIKMLGRYGHPVVAVGKKQDELDGITIEKEHVQFDGVDTVTLYLNPMNQRQYYDYIIGLKPKRVIFNPGTENPELYALLKQNGIAIEVGCTLVMLSINQY, from the coding sequence ATGGGTGTACAAAAGAAAACACTGGTAATGGGCGCATCTACAGATCCCGGCCGGTATGCATATAAGGCGATTAAGATGTTAGGGCGTTATGGCCACCCCGTTGTGGCGGTAGGGAAGAAGCAGGACGAGCTTGACGGCATTACAATAGAAAAAGAACACGTGCAGTTTGACGGGGTTGATACGGTAACCTTATACCTTAACCCCATGAACCAACGCCAGTATTACGACTACATCATAGGCCTGAAGCCAAAACGTGTTATCTTCAATCCGGGGACAGAAAACCCTGAGCTTTATGCTTTGCTAAAGCAGAACGGCATTGCTATAGAAGTTGGCTGTACGCTGGTTATGCTCTCGATAAATCAATATTAG
- a CDS encoding sodium:solute symporter — protein sequence MTPETILSIIIVYFGLLILISRVVSNKNSDNDAFFKANKNSKWYLVAFGMIGTALSGVTFISVPGEVGAPSGAQFKYFQFVLGNAIGFLLIAKVLLPLYYRLNLTSIYGYIEGRLGYYSYKTSAIIFLISRTIGSAFRLYLVVIVLQRYVFDNIVEGGIPFWVTVLCSLMLIFAYTYKGGLKTIIITDTLQTLFLVSSVFFTIYFVCDSLGLSLPEAFETVKNSGYSKIFFWEDFLSSKFHFVKQILGGIFVTIAMVGLDQDLMQKNLSCKNIGEAQKNMFTFTGIFVVINIFFLGVGALLYIYAEQNGIGIPTSNGVPRTDLLFPEIAFNHLAIVPAVIFLLGLTAATFATTDSALTALTTSFCVDFLNMDKAENLANPTNVRRRHMVHIGFSLLMFLVILVFNALNDESVVSMIFRIAGYTYGPLLGLYAFGLFLKNLTVRDKLVPIVCIASPFITLFLSLNSEMFFGSYVFDAELIIVNGLITFLLLLCISKKAPATPANIDLSRA from the coding sequence ATGACCCCGGAAACCATACTCTCTATAATCATCGTTTATTTCGGGCTGCTCATCCTTATATCAAGGGTAGTCAGCAACAAGAACAGCGATAATGACGCTTTCTTTAAAGCCAATAAAAACTCAAAGTGGTATCTGGTTGCATTCGGCATGATTGGCACCGCGTTATCGGGTGTCACGTTTATATCCGTTCCCGGTGAGGTTGGCGCACCCAGCGGGGCACAGTTCAAATATTTTCAGTTCGTTTTGGGCAATGCCATTGGCTTTTTGCTAATTGCAAAGGTACTGCTGCCTTTGTATTACAGGCTGAATCTTACCTCTATCTATGGGTATATTGAGGGCAGGCTGGGCTATTACAGCTACAAGACGTCGGCTATAATATTTTTGATAAGCCGTACTATAGGGTCAGCGTTCAGGCTGTACCTGGTGGTAATTGTGCTGCAGCGCTATGTTTTTGACAACATTGTTGAAGGCGGCATACCCTTTTGGGTTACTGTACTTTGCTCACTGATGCTGATATTTGCCTATACCTATAAGGGCGGACTCAAAACGATTATTATTACCGATACTTTGCAAACGCTGTTCTTGGTATCGTCAGTATTCTTTACCATATATTTTGTGTGTGACAGTCTTGGGCTTTCTTTGCCGGAAGCCTTTGAAACTGTAAAGAACAGCGGCTACAGCAAAATATTTTTCTGGGAAGACTTTTTAAGCAGCAAGTTCCATTTTGTGAAGCAGATACTTGGCGGCATTTTTGTAACTATTGCGATGGTGGGGCTAGACCAGGACCTTATGCAGAAAAACCTCAGCTGCAAAAACATCGGAGAGGCGCAGAAGAACATGTTTACTTTCACCGGAATATTTGTTGTAATCAATATCTTCTTCCTCGGAGTAGGCGCATTGCTATACATTTACGCAGAGCAAAACGGCATCGGCATACCAACATCAAACGGGGTTCCGCGTACCGACCTGCTTTTCCCTGAAATCGCTTTTAACCACCTGGCAATTGTTCCGGCGGTGATATTTCTTTTAGGACTTACAGCAGCTACATTTGCCACAACCGACTCTGCCCTTACCGCGCTAACTACCTCTTTCTGTGTGGACTTCCTGAATATGGACAAAGCTGAAAACCTGGCAAACCCAACAAATGTGAGGCGCAGGCACATGGTACACATCGGCTTCTCACTGCTTATGTTCCTGGTAATACTCGTTTTCAACGCGCTAAATGATGAGTCGGTAGTAAGTATGATTTTCCGCATTGCAGGCTACACTTATGGGCCGCTTCTTGGCTTGTATGCCTTCGGGCTTTTCCTGAAAAACCTGACCGTGCGCGATAAGCTGGTTCCGATAGTATGCATTGCTTCACCGTTCATCACACTTTTCCTGAGCCTGAACTCTGAAATGTTTTTCGGGAGCTATGTATTTGATGCCGAACTTATCATCGTGAACGGGCTCATCACTTTCCTGCTGCTGTTATGCATCAGTAAAAAAGCTCCGGCAACTCCTGCTAATATTGATTTATCGAGAGCATAA
- the recR gene encoding recombination mediator RecR, translating to MEMSSKLLERAVAEISQLPGIGKRTALRLALHLLRQPEGQTEELANAILKMRTQMQQCKKCHNISDVELCEICINPQRDHSLICVVEDVRDVMAIENTGLFRGVYHVLGGKISPIDGIGPGQLTIIPLIEKVRSGSVKELIFALSPTMEGDTTNFYIYRQVKDTGVVTSAIARGISVGDELEFADEVTLGRSIMHRVPFENSLAGK from the coding sequence ATGGAAATGTCGTCGAAATTACTGGAAAGGGCCGTAGCCGAAATCTCCCAATTGCCCGGCATAGGTAAGCGCACAGCATTGAGGCTGGCATTGCATTTACTCCGCCAGCCGGAGGGGCAGACTGAAGAGCTTGCCAATGCCATTCTGAAAATGCGCACCCAGATGCAGCAATGCAAAAAGTGCCATAACATTAGCGATGTGGAGCTGTGCGAAATATGCATCAACCCGCAGCGCGACCATTCCCTTATTTGCGTGGTTGAAGATGTGCGCGATGTAATGGCGATTGAAAATACAGGATTGTTCCGCGGGGTGTACCATGTATTGGGCGGAAAGATATCACCCATAGACGGTATTGGCCCGGGGCAGCTCACCATAATTCCGCTGATTGAAAAAGTAAGGTCAGGCAGCGTAAAGGAACTAATTTTCGCGCTTAGCCCCACCATGGAAGGCGACACCACCAATTTCTATATTTACCGCCAGGTAAAAGATACCGGCGTGGTTACATCGGCTATAGCAAGAGGCATTTCTGTAGGAGATGAGCTTGAATTTGCCGACGAAGTTACCCTAGGGCGCAGTATTATGCACCGTGTACCATTTGAAAATTCCCTTGCCGGAAAATAA
- a CDS encoding nucleotide sugar dehydrogenase, whose translation MKIAVIGLGYVGLPLARLFATKYSVVGFDINQGRVAELNSGKDSTLEVEDELLQSVLKKSASAENGLYCSTNLDDIKDCNYYVVTVPTPVDKNNRPDLTPLYKSSETVGKVLKKGDIVIYESTVYPGVTEDECVPVLEKISGLKFNEDFFAGYSPERINPGDKEHTVEKILKVTAGSTPEVGQKVDQLYKSVITAGTHLAPTIKVAEAAKVIENSQRDINIAFVNELSKIFNCMDIDTHAVLEAAGTKWNFLPFKPGLVGGHCIGVDPYYLAQKAQEMGYHPEIILAGRRLNDSMGEYVASQVVKLMIKRGVIVNGSSVLMLGITFKENCPDVRNTKIVDVIKALKDYGINVTIFDPWANPAEVQHEYGIETVSELPKDKYDAIILGVAHNEFKELDFAGLKKEKSVVYDVKGILGAKADGKL comes from the coding sequence ATGAAAATAGCAGTAATAGGATTAGGATATGTAGGCCTTCCGCTGGCGAGGCTTTTTGCAACAAAATACTCTGTAGTAGGGTTTGATATCAATCAAGGCCGCGTTGCCGAGCTGAACTCAGGAAAAGACAGTACCCTTGAAGTGGAAGACGAGCTGCTTCAGTCAGTACTTAAAAAATCTGCATCTGCCGAAAACGGCCTTTACTGCAGCACAAACCTTGACGATATTAAAGACTGTAACTATTATGTGGTTACTGTGCCAACGCCGGTTGACAAAAACAACAGGCCCGACCTTACCCCGCTTTACAAATCGAGCGAAACTGTAGGCAAGGTGCTTAAAAAAGGCGATATCGTAATTTACGAATCTACAGTATATCCGGGCGTGACCGAAGATGAATGTGTGCCGGTGCTGGAGAAGATAAGCGGACTTAAATTCAACGAAGATTTCTTCGCAGGATATTCGCCGGAACGTATCAACCCGGGTGATAAAGAGCATACAGTTGAGAAAATACTTAAAGTTACTGCTGGATCTACGCCCGAAGTAGGCCAGAAGGTAGACCAGCTTTATAAAAGCGTTATAACGGCAGGTACACACCTTGCCCCAACCATAAAAGTGGCCGAAGCTGCTAAAGTGATTGAAAATTCGCAGCGTGATATCAACATTGCTTTCGTTAATGAGCTTTCTAAAATATTCAACTGCATGGATATTGATACGCATGCCGTACTTGAGGCTGCGGGCACAAAATGGAACTTTCTTCCGTTTAAGCCGGGGCTTGTGGGCGGACACTGTATAGGAGTCGACCCTTACTATCTTGCACAAAAGGCTCAGGAAATGGGTTACCACCCTGAAATTATCCTTGCAGGGCGCAGGTTGAACGACAGCATGGGAGAATATGTAGCCTCTCAGGTAGTGAAGCTTATGATTAAACGAGGCGTGATTGTAAATGGTTCAAGCGTACTAATGCTGGGTATAACTTTCAAGGAAAACTGCCCTGACGTACGTAACACAAAGATAGTTGACGTTATAAAGGCGCTGAAAGATTACGGCATTAACGTGACAATATTCGACCCATGGGCCAACCCTGCAGAGGTGCAGCATGAGTATGGTATTGAGACGGTAAGCGAGCTGCCTAAAGACAAATATGATGCAATTATACTTGGTGTGGCACATAATGAATTTAAGGAACTTGACTTTGCCGGCCTTAAGAAAGAAAAGAGCGTTGTATATGATGTAAAAGGCATATTGGGCGCTAAAGCTGACGGTAAACTGTAA